The genomic stretch ccattttggatggggatcacatggcaccagcgttcacagagtggagcagcagtgacttcatgctggagctctttggcagcaatatggagcaggatctgtctgatagcgagggggtgaggccctacacatcagaagacctcatcctacaggtgcagcaggtaccagccctgtgggacaagggggatgcggaccacagcaacatcaaaaaatgcagaggcctgtggaaaaaaattgccaagctgtatgtggaggactttgagaacttgagcaagagacagcaaggcacagagggtatgttgactagaagttttttgggggggtcttgttgtttaagcttgtgatgtattcaacttttgctatggatttgtgtcacccacgtgttgcccacccacccgtggcccacccacctgttccccacccacctgtaccccacctgtgatgtatcacacccacctgtaccccacctgtgatgtatcccacccacctctaccccacctgtgatgtatcccacccacctgtaccccacctgtgatgtatcccacccacctgtaccccacctgtgatgtatcccacccacctgtaccccacctgtgatgtatcccacccacctgtaccccacctgtgatgtatcccacccacctgtgatgtatcccacccacctgtaccccacctgtgatgtatcccacccacctgtgctgtatcccacccacctgtgatgtatcccacccacctgtaccccacctgtgatgtatcccacccacctgtgatgtatcccacccacctgtaccccacctgtgatgtatcccacccacctgtgatgtatcccacccacctgtaccccacctgtgatgtatcccacccacctgtaccccacctgtgatgtatcccacccacctgtgctgtatcccacccacctgtgatgtatcccacccacctgtaccccacctgtgatgtatcccacccacctgtgatgtatcccacccacctgtaccccacctgtgatgtatcccacccacctgtgatgtatcccacccacctgtaccccacctgtgatgtatcccacccacctgtgatgtatcccacccacctgtgatgtatcccacccacctgtgatgtatcccacccacctgtgatgtatcccacccacctgtgatgtatcccacccacctgtaccccacctgtgatgtatcccacccacctgtgctgtatcccacccacctgtgatgtatcccacccacctgtaccccacctgtgatgtatcccacccacctgtgatgtatcccacccacctgtaccccacctgtgatgtatcccacccacctgtgatgtatcccacccacctgtgatgtatcccacccacctgtgatgtatcccacccacctgtgatgtatcccacccacctgtgatgtatcccacccacctgtaccccacctgtgatgtatcccacccacctgtaccccacctgtgctgtatcccacccacctgtgatgtatcccacccacctgtgatgtatcccacccacctgcgatgtaccccacctgtgcacataaaacatacacaatgaccaattattatacatcaatttattgtaaaaaattaatacatttaaaatcactcaaacttgaaactccaaaataaacacatttcaacaaaacatattaaaaaccaaacattcaccctcgtccaggtggtgtggtaaaataaagtctcagttggtccctgttccgcagtgacactacccttggcctggttgcatacctccgcaggggcattagtggaagcacattcgggggttccggagtctctctttcctcctgccgcacaaagttgtggaggatgcatgctgccttcaccacgacaactgcgttgcccggtttcagcagcatgggcgtgtggaacaccctccactttgacaccaggatcccaaatgtgcactccaccattctccttgcacggctcaaccgagcattgaagtgtagctggctggcatcaagtcccctgtctgggtacggacgcattacatggtcggacagggcgaaggcctcgtcccccacaaacacataggggtaggccggtgcccttgtcccaggccagggtctgtcacgggggagacgcagtctgccttcctccatcagccggcaaagggtcgtacgctggaaaattccagagtcattggaactaccgtacgaccccacatccacgtacacaaacttgtagtccgcatctgccactgccattagaacaatgctgaagtattttttatagttgaaataatggctgccactccccacgggtttctgaatccggatgtgtttcccatccagtgcgccaacacaattaggaaacttgcactcggtccagaagccctgggcgatctcctcccatttcgtggtgtccggcacaggcatgtatctggccctcagtcgcgtccaaaggatcctcgaagtcctcacgacgatgcctgccaccgtgctcttcccaatacgaaatgtgacatgtagcgatgtatatgtttgtccagttgcgatgtacctacaagagaaataatcgaaatcaatttttcatgtcgttacaggagaaaggtacaagacaaggtggcgcaatatacgggatgcatatgtgaaatggctacggaagaaaaaacttgccgaacgaagtggcagtggcgggggaaggcgacaaaaagactaccaatttgccaagcaattgtctttcatcaatgcaagcctggaacctagactgtaagtaccactactgtgggcaggaactgagagctcatttaccatgacttcggccatgtattgctatggcctcaattcccatggctagcgaaattttctcacaagctttatcaaatgttgggtagaaacgggtgataaagtgattgctagtgtttgctagctctgtgaattgacgccacatgctgtttggcacaccaataaatattgtttttatctacaggactgaagacaatttggagcaagaggaaccgacccaggaggcacggttcagcagtgaggagagcttggtggatgatgacgtcgccgatgtaacctattgccccgaggagaggagtaggaggagggagtccttaatcccaactctctcctttgatgatgacttggcagaagagagcttggatgttgaggttgcaggaccgagtgtggaagaagctgaacctccacaatcgaccgctatggaagctccaggggaacaagaacaaagtgaggagcaccgagagactgcagcacaaccagcgcgcagggcaaccccgacacaggccagaggacgggaagatgctgccacaccaccagtgaggaccaccacaccagtgaggcgtcgaggtaccctccccccaacaaggagagagacagagtccgagatgtccggggctgtctccggacttctcgggattcttcagagccaccaaactctcataacccggcagttgcaagatgaggacaggggccatatcatggagcagtacaagtcccacatcactacactgcaatgtgagctcgacgctgtacatgggcactacagggacgagcttaaaatgatgcatgagatgcacagaggagaaatcgaccaactgcgtgcgcagcatcatcagtcggtgggccagctgcagaacatgatgcagcaaatgcatcaacaaagcaaggaactactgaagttgcaggcacacccgtgttttcacactgtgatgtctctaataccatatctagaaaaggtgccttcacaaaacctgatggcgtgccattccaatttgctggaggtgattaaacagcacctggacacgccattattgcaaccaccaatttttagacccccacaaccaacagcggtgcccacctggcaatcatcacagatgtacaccggctacagaggcagtcaatatgggccaccgctgtcagggtccagctcatccacgaccagcacccaagagagtccaaatttccaggcagcaactcccaccttttctagtagtggtgccgatacaatttgaaaaaaaaagtcaaattgttcctggacatgctcctctgaatacctccgatccacggaggaaggataccatcacagggctttttaacttttggttttgctggacttgaactttagggcctggtgtccccgaaagacactacctgggtcacaaccttgtgcctgttgcactgcacctgtagtcctgcacctgtgcctttgattcctcttgttccttactttgttgatcctaatcacttgcacaagacccttggagccatgggtgaaggacaccttcactggtcggtgagaggcctagccttttcactgacctgtgtccttcatccatggctcagagggtcatgtgccagtggttaggtttttgaagcacttcaattttagggcctggtgtccccgaaagacactacctgggtcacaaacttgtgcctgttgcactgcacctgtagtcctgcacctgtgcctttgattcctcttgttccttactttgttgattctaatcacttgcacaagacccttggagccatgggtgaaggacaccttcactggtcggtgagaggcctagccttttcactgacctgtgtccttcatccatggctcagagggtcatgtgccagtggttaggtttttgaagcacttcaattttagggcctggtgtccccgaaagacactacctgggtcacaaacttgtgcctgttgcactgcacctgtagtcctgcacctgtgcctttgattcctcttgttccttactttgttgattctaatcacttgcacaagacccttggagccatgggtgaaggacaccttcactggtcggtgagaggcctagccttttcactgccctgtgtccttcatccatggctcagagggtcatgtgccagtggttaggtttttgaagcacttcaattttagggcctggtgtccccgaaagacactacctgggtcacaaccttgtgcctgttgcactgcacctgtagtcctgcacctgtgcctttgattcctcttgttccttactttgttgatcctaatcacttgcacaagacccttggagccatgggtgaaggacaccttgactggtcggtgagaggcctagccttttcactgccctgtgtccttcatccatggctcagagggtcatgtgccagtggttaggtttttgaagcacttcaattttagggcctggtgtccccgaaagacactacctgggtcacaaccttgtgcctgttgcactgcacctgtagtcatgcacctctgccatcggttcctcttgctcctcactttgttcttgttcctaaccacttgcacaagacccttggagccatggatgaaggacaccttgactggtcggtgagaggcctagccttttcactgccctgtgtccttcatccatggctcagagggtcatgtgccagtggttaggtttttgaagcacttcaattttagggcctggtgtccccgaaagacactacctgggtcacaaacttgtgcctgttgcactgcacctgtagtcatgcacctctgccatcggttcctcttgctcctcactttgttcttgttcctaaccacttgcacaagacccttggagccatggatgaaggacaccttgactggtcggtgagaggcctagccttttcactgccctgtgtccttcatccatggctcagagggtcatgtgccagtggttaggtttttgaagcacttcaattttagggcctggtgtccccgaaagacactacctgggtcacaaccttgtgcctgttgcactgcacctgtagtcatgcacctctgccatcggttcctcttgctcctcactttgttcttgttcctaaccacttgcacaagacccttggagccatggatgaaggacaccttgactggtcggtgagaggcctagccttttcactgccctgtgtccttcatccatggctcagagggtcatgtgccagtggttaggtttttgaagcacttcaattttagggcctggtgtccccgaaagacactacctgggtcacaaacttgtgcctgttgcactgcacctgtagtcatgcacctctgccatcggttcctcttgctcctcactttgttcttgttcctaaccacttgcacaagacccttggagccatggatgaaggacaccttgactggtcggtgagaggcctagccttttcactgccctgtgtccttcatccatggctcagagggtcatgtgccagtggttaggtttttgaagcacttcaattttagggcctggtgtccccgaaagacactacctgggtcacaaccttgtgcctgttgcactgcacctgtagtcatgcacctctgccatcggttcctcttgctcctcactttgttcttgttcctaaccacttgcacaagacccttggagccatggatgaaggacacctacactggtcggtgagaggcctagccttttcactgccctgtgtccttcatccatggctcagagggtcatgtgccagtggttaggtttttgaagcacttcaattttagggcctggtgtccccgaaagacactacctgggtcacaaccttgtgcctgttgcactgcacctgtagtcatgcacctctgccatcggttcctcttgctcctcactttgttcttgttcctaaccacttgcacaagacccttggagccatggatgaaggacacctacactggtcggtgagaggcctagccttatcactgacctgtgtccttcatccatggctcagagggtcctgtgccagtggttaggtttttgaagcacttcaattttagggcctggtgtccccgaaagacactacctgggtcacaaccttgtgcctgttgcactgcacctgtagtcatgcacctctgccatcggttcctcttgctcctcactttgttcttgttcctaaccacttgcacaagacccttggagccatggatgaaggacaccttgactggtcggtgagaggcctagccttttcactgccctgtgtccttcatccatggctcagagggtcctgtgccagtggttaggtttttgaagcactttaatattagggactggtgtccccgaaagacacttgggcagctatgccctgcaactcttccagcacaaagttggtggttggtgttccttaaaactgaccgggctataccatagatatgttatttttttgtcttccatgttggaagaatgtttccatgttggaaagtggttgtttttgcaataaaaaaatttgtttttacgtacctcagtgtgatgagtagttgttcttgtggtgtgactgctctcctgaacgtggtatccttcttcctaaggtcatccttcaccatctccaaaagggtatcaaacctgtcaggagatgtaaaggaagaagctgtaaagtatgttgtgggacaaggtgttgggtggaggatgggggaggtgtgtttacagaggtttgggagtgttgtggagggtgggggtgtagtgtatagctaggtatacaggggtgtgggggtcagggtggtgtgtttagctaggtatacagggatgaggtgttgtgggggtgagggtggggtgtttaggaatggtgggggttggtgtatttaggcctatatacttacaggggaatagacatccgagtgtagctgtagaacttctgtgggtgtcgtctgaggtcccggtagagggcctggaactctcccttcctctgcctcctggctagtagagggtgcacccaccatctcctgcgaggagcacgccttctccccacatagtagtaggtaaacaacaggaaggagagaattcccaggtaataagcgtaaaaaatgactggatccatggtcccaactgctgtctctgtatccaaggatggtctccacacgtccagctgtctccaacaatgaccccagagcttctgctgacctcccagaaccccaggtatttatacaggttgttatctctttaagaatccggatccggaccgcaaccgtgttcataccgcacggaaaccgtatgcaaccggaccggatccggaccggatccggacaggaaccgtacggttcaggtccgatccggctccggtgcggtccggacatccggtgcggtttttgcaaaaccgcaagtgtgaacggggccttagtctcCTTTAAGATGTCACATATAGATGCTCTTTTCCATATATCCCCAAAAAGCGTTACTACAGTCTTTGGTAATCTTCAAAAGTTCGCTTTCCCTATGTACCAAAAGTCTCTTTCAAAACAGCGGCACAATAAAAAACTTACAGTTTCCTTGTGATTAGATATATCACTTCTTTGGAGAGTCCTAGTTACTTGTTATTCCGTTTGATTCCGGCTCCAAAACCGCTCATTATTTTCGGGTTATCCCCACCTGCCCGCCGCTTACCAGTCTGACGTCCCTGCACAGCATACGTCACTTCCGTATGGAAATCTCTGAAGTCCGCCCGCTGTGCTAACTCGTCTTTCTGGCTTCTGGCATGCACTGCtattgggtgacgtcaccactctcagCTATTGGACCTTTGCTGGCGGCTGCTTATAATCTtgaatcctcctgaagaaggccgacGGTTTCATCGGCAGAAACGCGTTGAGGTTTTTATTCAAGTTGAAAGAGTGCCCATAAGAATCTGCAGAAGCTTTGGAAGCAGCGTACTGCTAGCGCGCAGCAGCCGCCAGCAAAGGTCCAATAGctgagagtggtgacgtcacccaataGCAGTGCATGCCAGAAGCCAGAAAGACGAGTTAGCACAGCGGGCGGACTTCAGAGATTTCCATACGGAAGTGACGTATGCTGTGCAGGGACGTCAGACTGGTAAGCGGCGGGCAGGTGGGGATAACCCGAAAATAATGAGCGGTTTTGGAGCCGGAATCAAACGGAATAACAAGTAACTAGGACTCTCCAAAGAAGTGATATATCTAATCACAAGGAAACTGTAAGTTTTTTATTGTGCCGCTGTTTTGAAAGAGACTTTTGGTACATAGGGAAAGCGAACTTTTGAAGATTACCAAAGACTGTAGTAACGCTTTTTGGGGATATACGGAAAAGAGCATCTATATGTGACATCTTAAAGGAGACTAAAGCGGACATATAGTTAGACATAGTCCAGAATTTTAAAGAAACTATATCTAAATTAATTTTAGATTGAGTGGTAGGGTAGGTAGTTGGAGTGAGTGGAGGGGCCTCTCCATGGTGtggatgttaaaggaggtatgtGTGGGTATTGAGTGAACCTTTatgtttttaaaattttaataaaTAGATGAACCATTTCAGCGCGTGCAAGTGATTTATATATTCTGTTGCATAACTTTGAGGGTTGGGGAATCCCTCCACAAGACACGCAGCTTGCTGAGAAGATATTGTCCCAGCGCCGGAGAGTATTTTTTACATTATAGaataatgtcagaatcacctgatctgatgcattcttgttcagggtctacggctgaaagcattagaggcagaggaccagcaggactgccaggcaactggtattgcttaaaaggaaataatatggcagtctccatatcactctcagttcaaTTGTCTTTTAACACCAAGATCAGCATCATTTTCaccttagtgcccctttaataatttGCATAACTCAACTTGGAACTATTTGCATATCATCGACCATCTCTATGAACTCTCAGGCCTTGGTGGGAGACTCGTGTCACAGTAAGCGCAGGAAGAGAGCACCAGTGCAAGGCAGGAACTGAGGCTGCAGGGAACTGTACTGTTCTTTTTTCCAAGTTAGGATTGAGGTAACTCTGCACCAGATTTGCCCAATGGGCAGtttacatgcaaatttaatgcagctTGGGCCAATCAAATCGTCAGGAAGTGGATCCAGCTGGCCGAACTCCAAGATGCAtagaatttgcatgcaagtcggAAGGATTAGTACCTCCCTGACCAGCTCTTGAGAAAGCCACACAATGGacacacagaacacaacaggagCGGTATCTGGGTTGCAAGAACCATTTAATTAATCAgcgaaaaaacaaagtaaaacatACACAGGGCCAGACACAGAGTGCGGATCAGACGTTTCAGCTCTGGGCTAGTAACTGATATATCCGTGTCT from Hyperolius riggenbachi isolate aHypRig1 chromosome 5, aHypRig1.pri, whole genome shotgun sequence encodes the following:
- the LOC137519498 gene encoding uncharacterized protein, which gives rise to MSIPLFDTLLEMVKDDLRKKDTTFRRAVTPQEQLLITLRYIATGQTYTSLHVTFRIGKSTVAGIVVRTSRILWTRLRARYMPVPDTTKWEEIAQGFWTECKFPNCVGALDGKHIRIQKPVGSGSHYFNYKKYFSIVLMLPFRPLQDLDIQKGDFALGDIKGLFLIKISRPNNNVAPFVSFPYNDIWSVTQIFEGSPFFRSQIVPHSTITRDLLQLS